DNA from Candidatus Eremiobacteraceae bacterium:
TCCCCTTGACGTACCAGCCGAGATGTTTGCGCATCTGGAGAAGTCCCGATCGTTCGCCGTAGCGTTCGATCATCGCGTCGAAGTGCTCGCGCGCGAAGTCGATGCGCTCTGCGATCGTCGGCGGTGCAGGCACAGCCTTGCCGCGCATCGCCGCGGCGATATCGCGGATTAGCCAAGGATTGCCGAGCGCGGCGCGACCGACCATGATCGCGTCGGCGCCGGTCTCGCGCAATCGCATCATCGCCTCCTCGGGAGACGACACGTCGCCATTACCGATGACCGGCACGTGCAGCGCCTCTTTCAAACGCGCGACGTGCTCCCACTTCGCGGACGGTTTGTAGAACTGTTTACCGTAGCGGCCGTGCAACGTGAACGCGTCGATCCCGACCGCTTCAGCGCGCTTCGCGATCTCGATGAAGGTGAAGTTCTCCGCATCCCAACCGAGGCGCATCTTGCACGTGACCGGTGCGCGCTTCACGGCCTTGCGCACGGCGTCGCAGATGGCGACGGCGAGGTCCGGATCGCGAAGGATCGCGGCACCGTCGCCGCCCTTCGTGATCTTCGGCGCCGGGCAGCCGAAGTTGATGTCGACGATGTCGGCACCGCATTCCTCGACGAATGCCGCGGCCTCCGCCATGATCGCGGGGTCGCTCCCGTGCAGCTGGACCGATGTCGGCCGCTCGTCGTCGTAGACCTCGATCATCTCGAGCGTGCGGCGGTTCATGCGCACGAGCGAGTTCGCCGAGACGAATTCGCTCACGGTGAGGCCGAGCCCGAAACGTTTGAACAAGCGGCGGAACAGCGCGTCGGTGACGCCTGCCATCGGTGCTAGAGCCAGCGGCGGGTCGATTTCGAACGACCCGATGCGCAAAACCGGTGTCACGGCCATGTCGAACCCTCCGATTCGCGCACCCGCCATTGGTGGCCTGGGCACCCTGGCAAGACCGCGGTGGTCGAGCTAAAGCTCGACCGCTACAGTTTCTGGCCCCGAGGTGTGAGCCCGCCGTCATCCCGAACGAATCGCCATGCCATCATCGACCGTCATCGTGCCGCCGGACGTCACGCGCGACGTCATCGAGTTGCGACGCAACATCCATCGCCACCCGGAACTCGGTTTCGAAGAGGTGCGCACCGCTGCGATCGTCGCCGATCGTCTCGAGCGCCTCGGCTACGAAGTGCGCACGAAGATCGGCGGGACCGGCGTCGTCGGCATCATGCGCTCGAAGCGTCCGGGGCGCACGATACTCTTGCGCGCCGACATGGATGCGCTTCCGATCCAAGAGGAAACCGGATTGGCGTTCGCATCCGCGAGCGACGGCAAGATGCACGCCTGCGGACACGACGGTCACGTCGCGATCTTACTCGGCGCCGCTCAGATCATCGCACAGCGACAAGACGAACTCTCCGGCACGATCGTGCTCTGCTTCCAGCCAGCCGAAGAAGGCAAGGGGGGAGCGCGCGAGATGATCCGCGACGGCGTGCTCGAGGACCCGCACATCGATCGCGTCTACGGCTTGCACTTGCTCTCGCAGGCACCG
Protein-coding regions in this window:
- the dusB gene encoding tRNA dihydrouridine synthase DusB, which codes for MAVTPVLRIGSFEIDPPLALAPMAGVTDALFRRLFKRFGLGLTVSEFVSANSLVRMNRRTLEMIEVYDDERPTSVQLHGSDPAIMAEAAAFVEECGADIVDINFGCPAPKITKGGDGAAILRDPDLAVAICDAVRKAVKRAPVTCKMRLGWDAENFTFIEIAKRAEAVGIDAFTLHGRYGKQFYKPSAKWEHVARLKEALHVPVIGNGDVSSPEEAMMRLRETGADAIMVGRAALGNPWLIRDIAAAMRGKAVPAPPTIAERIDFAREHFDAMIERYGERSGLLQMRKHLGWYVKGIRDAGSMRERINKAPDPDAVRVLLDEARATQPAERGAEDHEELAVAM